The following are from one region of the Alkalimarinus sediminis genome:
- the ccoM gene encoding cytochrome c oxidase subunit CcoM, giving the protein MYTDVVVLAGVGTVGLMIAFMVGLAYVFVKDAKKRSKVSHK; this is encoded by the coding sequence ATGTATACAGATGTTGTTGTTTTAGCGGGTGTAGGAACTGTTGGTTTGATGATCGCTTTCATGGTGGGTCTTGCTTATGTGTTTGTTAAAGATGCAAAGAAAAGAAGCAAAGTAAGCCACAAGTAA
- a CDS encoding EAL and HDOD domain-containing protein, translating to MSDQNVLLARQPIYDTKQKLAAYELLFRPESKSDMPSFDGNIATSRVLLNAFTEGDIEKITGGVPAFVNFTKELLISPPPFNPEHIVVEVLEDILIDEDVVEAIKHLKQKGYKIALDDFVMDERYKPLLPLADIIKLELPAMNKEELQHAINHLKQFSASLLAEKIETINEYKLCKSLGCDLFQGYFLSKPEIIKGRKLPQNKLAVLQLIGELQNPAVNVNELNAIISRDPTLSFKLLKLVNSAAYRRARTIESIHMAVMMIGISKIKSWASLLALSKMEDKPLALREISLARAKLCELLSEKLSPEQGDLYFTTGLLSSLDAYFDTPLKELLLSIPLEGTISDALVHYRGKAGLAVHTAKHYEQSKWQAIHWSLLERFELSKVELNKLYVESLIWASEHAEE from the coding sequence ATGTCAGACCAGAATGTATTACTAGCAAGACAACCTATTTATGACACCAAGCAAAAGCTAGCCGCCTATGAACTACTTTTCAGACCTGAGAGCAAAAGCGACATGCCAAGCTTCGATGGTAATATCGCCACGTCAAGAGTACTTCTAAATGCGTTTACAGAGGGCGATATAGAGAAAATTACCGGCGGCGTACCTGCGTTTGTTAACTTTACGAAAGAGCTTTTGATCTCACCTCCCCCCTTCAACCCTGAACATATCGTAGTTGAAGTTCTCGAAGATATTTTAATTGATGAAGATGTTGTTGAAGCGATCAAACACTTAAAGCAAAAAGGCTACAAAATCGCACTCGATGACTTTGTAATGGATGAACGCTACAAACCTCTCTTACCTCTCGCAGACATCATAAAGCTTGAACTACCTGCAATGAACAAAGAGGAGCTTCAGCATGCGATCAACCATCTAAAGCAGTTTTCAGCATCACTCCTCGCAGAAAAAATAGAAACTATCAATGAATACAAACTATGCAAGTCTTTAGGCTGTGATCTGTTTCAAGGCTACTTTTTAAGTAAGCCTGAAATCATTAAGGGTCGAAAGTTACCTCAAAATAAACTAGCAGTACTTCAGTTAATAGGCGAGCTGCAGAACCCTGCTGTAAATGTGAACGAACTGAACGCAATTATTTCGAGAGACCCCACTCTCAGCTTTAAACTTTTAAAACTGGTTAATTCTGCTGCCTATCGTAGAGCACGCACTATAGAGTCGATACATATGGCTGTGATGATGATCGGGATTAGCAAAATCAAAAGTTGGGCTAGCTTGCTCGCACTCAGTAAAATGGAAGACAAGCCACTCGCACTAAGGGAAATTTCACTTGCGAGGGCAAAGCTATGTGAGCTTTTATCTGAAAAGCTATCACCCGAACAAGGCGATTTATACTTCACAACAGGCCTGCTATCAAGTCTTGATGCCTACTTTGACACCCCCTTAAAAGAACTACTGCTGTCTATCCCATTAGAGGGAACCATATCAGACGCGCTTGTTCATTATAGAGGTAAAGCAGGGCTCGCGGTACATACAGCAAAGCATTATGAACAGTCAAAGTGGCAGGCTATTCACTGGAGCCTATTAGAAAGGTTTGAATTATCGAAAGTCGAGTTAAACAAACTCTATGTCGAAAGTCTTATTTGGGCGAGCGAACACGCAGAGGAATAA
- a CDS encoding substrate-binding periplasmic protein, translating to MMTAILNYRQTAEVVCLPKPSTSNTPMKYILRGALALLVLFLTTTVNATPPDKLSASQKLSASQKLNASQKLKAPEKLKVAYVEFPPVEYKDGNKQPAGSFIKITEAVLNNAGIEFDFIYLPIARTYLYLREGKVDMWPGLSEIPSLQGYVVESQSIPATITLSAWYIKGTPPITHFNQLSGTNTILVNGYTYGGLLYKLTHPDFGMNALYTPTHESGLKMLQLKRGDYFLDYNEPIRSHLQQHPMENLQHSVLNKRNASFLVSSRYPKAEQLIKKLDDSYNQLLSNGTIKNIINK from the coding sequence ATGATGACAGCGATACTAAACTACAGACAGACAGCAGAAGTTGTATGCCTGCCTAAGCCAAGCACATCCAACACCCCAATGAAATACATACTCAGAGGTGCATTGGCGCTATTAGTATTATTTTTAACCACAACAGTTAACGCCACTCCACCCGACAAGCTTAGTGCCTCCCAAAAACTTAGTGCCTCCCAAAAACTTAATGCCTCTCAAAAACTTAAAGCACCCGAGAAGCTTAAAGTGGCGTATGTTGAATTTCCGCCTGTTGAATATAAAGATGGCAACAAACAGCCTGCAGGCTCGTTTATCAAAATTACAGAAGCCGTTCTAAACAATGCGGGTATTGAGTTTGATTTTATCTATCTACCTATCGCTCGAACCTATCTATACCTTAGAGAAGGTAAGGTCGATATGTGGCCTGGTTTATCGGAAATTCCATCACTACAAGGCTATGTGGTCGAGAGCCAGTCTATACCTGCCACAATTACCCTTTCAGCCTGGTATATAAAAGGAACACCTCCCATCACCCACTTTAATCAACTATCAGGCACTAATACTATTCTGGTAAACGGCTACACCTATGGGGGATTGCTATACAAATTAACTCACCCCGACTTTGGCATGAACGCACTATACACCCCTACCCATGAGTCAGGTCTCAAGATGCTGCAACTAAAGAGGGGGGATTACTTTCTCGATTACAATGAGCCTATTAGATCTCATTTGCAGCAACATCCTATGGAAAACTTGCAGCATAGCGTATTAAATAAACGCAACGCTTCATTTTTGGTCTCTAGCCGGTACCCCAAAGCTGAGCAACTCATCAAAAAACTCGATGACTCATACAATCAGTTATTATCAAACGGCACGATTAAGAACATTATTAATAAGTAG
- a CDS encoding TetR/AcrR family transcriptional regulator yields the protein MSTETIVKSKEFESLKSSIQYQGRKAARAKSEHRRREILEAALRIVAREGIRGVKHRAVAKEASVPLASTTYYFKDIEELISDAFMLFAEKSLKVLDQFYNELNKLISAYDINQIVINKEVFDKFINDLSDMGVAYIKAQVTFRKEDLLAEMAFLLEAVRDERLKPLARDYRKIWYSRLIDFLKVTNTPAPKEDAMFIISSVQGLLYEGVVSDGEIDEARTRALLKRAIHILMTP from the coding sequence ATGAGTACCGAGACAATCGTTAAGTCGAAAGAGTTCGAGTCATTAAAGAGCTCTATTCAATACCAAGGGCGAAAGGCGGCGAGGGCAAAAAGTGAGCATCGTCGCAGGGAGATTCTTGAAGCTGCTTTAAGGATTGTTGCTCGAGAAGGTATTCGAGGTGTAAAGCATCGGGCAGTAGCAAAGGAGGCAAGTGTACCGTTGGCCTCTACTACTTATTACTTTAAAGATATAGAAGAGCTTATCAGTGATGCCTTTATGCTATTTGCTGAGAAGAGTCTCAAGGTTCTAGATCAGTTTTATAATGAACTTAATAAGTTAATAAGTGCTTATGATATTAACCAGATAGTCATCAATAAAGAGGTTTTTGATAAATTTATCAATGATCTATCTGATATGGGTGTCGCTTATATTAAAGCGCAAGTGACGTTCAGAAAAGAAGACCTTCTTGCTGAGATGGCTTTTTTGCTTGAGGCTGTTCGTGATGAGCGATTAAAGCCATTAGCAAGAGACTACCGTAAAATCTGGTACAGCCGATTGATTGACTTTTTAAAGGTTACTAATACCCCGGCACCAAAAGAAGATGCAATGTTTATAATTAGCTCTGTTCAAGGGTTGCTTTATGAAGGTGTCGTCAGTGATGGCGAAATAGATGAGGCTCGAACACGCGCCTTGCTAAAACGAGCTATACACATATTGATGACCCCATAA
- a CDS encoding chemotaxis protein CheV: MAGVLDSVNQRTQLVGENRLELLMFNLNGRQTFAINVFKIQEVLKLSGLTQMPHEHPAVCGVTHLRGRTVPIINLSMAIKMPPLTPTSDSTIIVTEYNRTIQGFLIGGVDRIVNMNWGDILPPPKGAGRNHYLTAITRYEDKLVEIIDVEKVLAEIVPYNTDISDDVLDHNVLAHATGKRVLIVDDSPVAMGQAKSTVEKLGLEVVCATNGLEAHNILKGWAEKGEGEINKLLMIITDAEMPEMDGYMLTTAIRQDERLKHLHVVLHTSLSGSFNKAMVKKVGCDGFLSKFQPDELAGVVQQRLKDVLG; encoded by the coding sequence ATGGCCGGGGTTTTGGATTCTGTTAATCAGCGGACTCAGTTGGTAGGTGAAAACCGCCTGGAGTTGCTCATGTTTAACCTCAATGGGCGCCAAACCTTTGCTATTAACGTGTTTAAGATTCAAGAGGTCTTAAAGTTAAGTGGCCTGACTCAGATGCCGCATGAACACCCTGCTGTTTGTGGTGTCACCCATTTGCGGGGAAGAACTGTTCCCATCATAAACCTTAGTATGGCTATTAAAATGCCACCGCTCACCCCAACGAGTGACTCTACGATTATCGTCACAGAGTACAACAGAACTATTCAAGGGTTCTTAATAGGTGGCGTAGATAGAATCGTTAATATGAACTGGGGAGACATTTTGCCACCGCCCAAGGGGGCTGGAAGAAATCACTATCTTACTGCGATTACTCGTTACGAAGATAAGCTAGTAGAGATTATCGATGTTGAAAAAGTGTTGGCAGAAATTGTTCCATACAATACTGATATTTCTGATGACGTGCTTGATCATAATGTACTGGCTCATGCTACAGGTAAGAGAGTTCTAATCGTAGATGACTCGCCAGTTGCGATGGGGCAAGCTAAAAGTACCGTTGAAAAACTGGGGCTTGAAGTGGTGTGTGCGACCAATGGGCTAGAGGCTCATAATATTTTAAAAGGGTGGGCCGAAAAGGGTGAGGGCGAAATAAATAAGCTGTTAATGATTATAACTGATGCCGAAATGCCTGAAATGGATGGTTATATGTTGACAACAGCTATTAGGCAGGATGAACGTTTAAAGCATTTGCATGTGGTGCTGCATACATCTTTGAGTGGGAGTTTTAATAAGGCAATGGTTAAAAAGGTTGGTTGTGATGGCTTTCTATCTAAATTCCAACCTGATGAGTTGGCGGGTGTTGTTCAGCAAAGGCTGAAAGATGTATTGGGGTAG
- a CDS encoding MOSC domain-containing protein — translation MKLTAINKYPVKSLKGLSLDSSLIDEFGIENDRRWMLVDSDGRFVTQRKHPIMGTIAVEDRDGLLRFTSAEGSVLDVQAGDFVNSIDAQVWSDNIVALGAGDAISGWFSELLGTPVNLVYMPDSTFRQVDRNYADYKQRVGFADGFPFLLISEASLEDLNSRLDSPVAMSRFRPNLVVTGCDAFEEDSWQLIRIGDIEFELVKPCSRCIMTTIDEVSLNYGKEPLKTLATYRRNDYGVCFGQNLVHQNQGVLSVGANVEVLKRL, via the coding sequence ATGAAACTGACAGCGATTAATAAATACCCTGTTAAATCTTTAAAAGGGCTCTCTCTTGATAGCTCGCTAATAGACGAGTTTGGTATTGAGAATGATCGCCGGTGGATGTTGGTTGATTCGGATGGCCGCTTTGTGACCCAGAGAAAACACCCCATTATGGGGACTATTGCGGTAGAAGATAGAGATGGATTGCTGCGATTCACATCTGCAGAGGGGAGTGTGTTGGATGTTCAGGCGGGTGATTTTGTTAACTCTATCGACGCTCAAGTTTGGTCTGATAATATCGTTGCCTTAGGAGCAGGTGATGCCATTAGTGGTTGGTTTTCTGAACTACTTGGAACGCCTGTGAATCTTGTATATATGCCTGATTCTACTTTTCGGCAGGTTGACCGGAACTATGCAGATTACAAGCAAAGAGTAGGTTTTGCCGATGGCTTTCCATTTCTACTCATATCCGAGGCGTCTCTTGAAGATTTAAACAGCAGGTTGGATAGCCCAGTAGCAATGTCTAGGTTTAGGCCTAACCTGGTTGTAACGGGGTGTGATGCGTTTGAAGAAGACAGTTGGCAGTTGATTCGGATTGGTGATATTGAGTTCGAATTAGTTAAGCCGTGTTCTAGGTGCATAATGACAACGATTGACGAAGTGTCGTTAAACTACGGCAAGGAGCCTTTAAAAACACTGGCTACTTACCGAAGAAATGATTATGGCGTTTGTTTTGGTCAAAATCTGGTGCATCAAAATCAAGGTGTGCTGTCTGTGGGTGCAAATGTAGAAGTATTGAAACGGTTGTAG
- a CDS encoding ATP-binding cassette domain-containing protein → MSNVRFDDVSLAFGLKPLLDSVNFSVDAGERVCLVGRNGEGKSSLLKVVSGDVIPDSGVVRFQDGVTIGTLPQDIPDASDKTVFEVVAEGLDEVGGWIAKYHELIEHAESASALVELERVQAKIEACDGWSLNNKVDHLIKRFNLEPDKKMNSLSGGWRRRVLLAKALVNEPDVLILDEPTNHLDIPAIAWLEKQLIDFRGALLFVSHDRSFIKRLATRIVELDRGQLTSWPGDYDSYLEGKAKLLEDEARQNALFDKKLSEEEVWIRQGIKARRTRNEGRVRNLESLRKVRKERREKQGRAKISLEEASLSGKLVAEAENVSFAYEGGNTLIKNLSLTVMRGDRIGLIGENGTGKTTLLKLLLGSLKPTSGVVRTGTKLDIAYFDQLRSALDPEKTVIDNVSEGREFLTIGGKDRHIISYLNDFLFTAARARSPVKALSGGETNRLLLAKLFSKPANILVMDEPTNDLDVDTLELLEELLTAFKGTLLITSHDRYFLDNVVTSTLVFESEGRVQEYIGGYTDWVAYTGGFDELGKDNTAEKTSSKSASSDELKEVVNGSSKTEVKKVSDSPKSKKLSYKHKLELEKLPGEIETLEAAMETLQEETASPDFYTQDHAIVSEKLAELEEVERKLNQAMDRWVELESMME, encoded by the coding sequence ATGTCAAACGTTAGGTTTGATGACGTCTCTCTTGCATTTGGGCTAAAGCCGTTGCTAGATAGCGTTAATTTTTCTGTTGATGCGGGAGAGAGGGTTTGTCTAGTAGGGCGTAACGGAGAGGGGAAGTCATCGCTTTTGAAGGTTGTGTCTGGAGACGTGATTCCAGACTCTGGAGTTGTTCGCTTTCAGGATGGAGTGACGATAGGCACATTACCTCAAGATATACCGGATGCCAGCGATAAAACCGTGTTTGAGGTGGTGGCAGAAGGTTTAGATGAGGTCGGTGGTTGGATAGCAAAATACCACGAGCTCATCGAGCATGCAGAGTCTGCTTCTGCTTTGGTTGAGTTAGAGCGAGTTCAGGCAAAAATAGAAGCCTGTGATGGTTGGTCTCTCAATAACAAGGTCGACCATCTGATCAAACGGTTCAATCTTGAGCCGGATAAAAAAATGAACTCACTTTCTGGTGGGTGGCGGCGGCGTGTCTTGCTTGCGAAAGCCTTGGTCAACGAGCCTGACGTGCTGATTCTGGATGAGCCAACAAACCATTTAGACATACCAGCGATTGCATGGCTTGAAAAGCAACTTATTGATTTTCGCGGTGCCTTACTTTTTGTTAGTCACGACCGCTCTTTTATCAAACGATTGGCGACTAGAATAGTGGAGCTAGACCGTGGTCAGCTCACCTCGTGGCCGGGGGATTATGACAGCTATCTAGAGGGAAAGGCTAAACTTCTAGAAGATGAGGCGCGTCAAAATGCTTTGTTTGATAAAAAACTTTCTGAAGAGGAGGTATGGATCAGGCAGGGAATTAAAGCTCGGCGTACTCGTAATGAAGGGCGTGTTAGAAACTTAGAAAGCCTACGAAAAGTAAGAAAAGAGAGGCGTGAAAAGCAGGGGCGGGCGAAAATATCCCTTGAGGAAGCCTCTCTTTCTGGAAAACTGGTTGCCGAAGCAGAGAATGTCAGTTTTGCCTACGAAGGCGGTAATACGCTGATTAAAAACCTTTCACTGACCGTAATGCGAGGTGATAGAATTGGTTTGATAGGCGAAAATGGCACAGGAAAGACAACCCTCCTTAAACTGCTTTTGGGTAGTTTGAAGCCTACTAGTGGCGTGGTTAGAACGGGAACCAAACTTGATATTGCCTATTTTGATCAGCTTCGCAGCGCGCTAGACCCAGAAAAAACGGTTATTGATAATGTCTCTGAAGGTCGTGAGTTCTTGACGATTGGTGGGAAAGACCGCCATATTATTAGCTATCTTAACGATTTCTTATTTACCGCAGCGAGAGCGCGATCGCCGGTAAAAGCGCTTTCAGGCGGCGAGACCAACCGGCTATTGTTGGCTAAGCTATTCAGTAAGCCTGCTAATATTTTAGTTATGGATGAGCCGACAAATGACCTTGATGTTGATACTCTTGAGTTGTTGGAAGAGCTTTTAACTGCCTTTAAAGGTACGCTCTTGATTACCAGTCATGACCGCTATTTTCTTGATAATGTTGTCACTAGTACGCTTGTATTTGAGAGTGAGGGGCGTGTTCAGGAGTATATTGGTGGCTATACTGATTGGGTTGCGTATACAGGTGGGTTTGATGAGTTGGGTAAAGATAATACCGCTGAAAAAACGTCATCGAAAAGTGCTAGCAGTGATGAGTTAAAAGAGGTTGTTAATGGTAGTAGTAAGACAGAGGTTAAAAAAGTCAGCGATTCGCCAAAAAGTAAAAAGTTAAGCTACAAGCACAAGTTAGAGTTAGAGAAGTTGCCTGGTGAAATTGAAACCCTTGAGGCTGCAATGGAAACACTTCAAGAAGAGACTGCAAGCCCTGACTTTTATACTCAGGATCACGCTATAGTGAGCGAGAAGTTAGCTGAGCTTGAGGAGGTGGAGCGTAAGTTGAATCAGGCTATGGACCGTTGGGTTGAGCTCGAATCTATGATGGAGTAG
- a CDS encoding DUF6901 family protein, with protein MKIDYVFEFSDSKQLAYQVDVERPQVAEDWAEENAEDWARLEYCQCTNCPLGKTEKYCPAALDIQRLVADFKTQAAFQKVDVRVSTPDRNYSKHTGLEEGLRSLMGLVLATSKCPILSELKPMAQHHLPFASSDEFILKNVSIYLIQQHFEMRGGGTPDWEMKGLVERNKRLQLVNQALWQRIHMVCEGDSNLKALLSFFSMASSVSFSLESQMQKLKAVLDGELS; from the coding sequence ATGAAAATTGACTACGTTTTTGAGTTTAGTGACAGTAAGCAGCTAGCCTATCAGGTGGATGTAGAACGTCCCCAAGTTGCTGAGGATTGGGCTGAAGAAAATGCTGAAGACTGGGCCAGGCTAGAATATTGTCAGTGTACTAACTGTCCTTTAGGTAAAACTGAAAAATACTGTCCGGCTGCGCTCGATATCCAGCGTCTTGTTGCTGACTTCAAAACTCAAGCAGCTTTTCAAAAAGTTGATGTGAGAGTCAGTACTCCCGATAGAAATTATTCTAAGCATACAGGTCTGGAAGAGGGTTTAAGGTCTTTGATGGGGTTGGTGTTAGCCACAAGCAAGTGCCCCATTTTGTCTGAGTTAAAACCCATGGCGCAGCATCACCTGCCGTTTGCTTCCAGTGACGAATTTATTTTGAAGAATGTCTCTATTTATCTGATTCAGCAGCATTTTGAAATGCGTGGGGGCGGCACACCAGACTGGGAAATGAAAGGCTTGGTTGAAAGAAATAAACGTCTGCAATTAGTGAATCAGGCTCTGTGGCAGAGGATTCATATGGTTTGCGAGGGTGACTCTAACCTAAAAGCGCTTCTAAGTTTCTTTTCGATGGCTTCAAGTGTTAGCTTTTCATTGGAGAGTCAAATGCAGAAGCTTAAAGCCGTACTGGATGGTGAGTTGAGTTAG
- a CDS encoding universal stress protein, with the protein MTEYKKILAAIDLTEESDQVIERARSLANLYNCSLDIVHVIEPLGYAYGGDIPMDLTEVQQQLEDHAKHYLVEAGKTYQVAVDQQHVIIGRPETEIHRLSEDSNFDLVVVGSHGRHGIQLLLGSTANGILHGAKCDVLAVRIH; encoded by the coding sequence ATGACGGAATACAAAAAAATACTTGCGGCAATAGACCTTACAGAAGAGTCAGATCAGGTAATTGAACGCGCAAGAAGTCTAGCCAACCTATATAACTGCAGCCTGGATATCGTCCATGTAATCGAGCCTCTTGGCTATGCTTATGGGGGTGATATTCCAATGGATCTTACCGAAGTGCAGCAACAGCTAGAAGATCATGCCAAGCATTATCTTGTAGAAGCTGGTAAAACCTATCAAGTTGCTGTAGACCAACAGCACGTAATTATCGGCAGACCTGAAACAGAGATTCACCGCCTCTCAGAGGATAGTAATTTTGATTTGGTAGTTGTGGGGAGCCATGGCAGACATGGTATTCAACTATTACTAGGGTCTACCGCGAATGGCATTTTGCATGGTGCAAAATGCGATGTACTCGCTGTTAGAATACACTAG
- the fadB gene encoding fatty acid oxidation complex subunit alpha FadB, with amino-acid sequence MIYEGKAITVKEIEGSIAQLNFDLDGESVNKFNRLTIEELRAATDKLKSAKDIKGLVVTSSKDCFIVGADITEFTELFAGPEEELIASNLAANSIFSDIEDLPFPTVTAINGIALGGGFEMCLSTDYRVMSTKAKVGLPEVKLGIFPGFGGTVRLSRLIGADNAIEWICGTKEYKAEAALKFCAVDAVVGPDALFDAAVDLIKQANNGKVDYKARREEKTSKLKLNPLESMMVFETAKGFVAGQAGPHYPAPVEAIKVMQKHAGMSRDKAIEVEAKGFAKMAKTSVSASLIGLFLNDQELKKKAKDLEPLAGEVKQAAVLGAGIMGGGVAYQSALKGTPIIMKDIAQAGIDLGLSEAKKLLVKRVDKKRMTADKMADVLNKITPALSYGDFNSVDLVVEAVVENPKVKGIVLAEVEDQVREDTILTTNTSTISVNLLAKSLKRPENFCGMHFFNPVHMMPLVEVIRGEKTSEETIATTVAYAKAMGKTPVVVNDCPGFLVNRVLFPYFGGFIGLVRDGADFQRVDKIMEKFGWPMGPAYLLDVVGMDTGKHAGEVMADGFPDRMKYDSATAIDVMFDAGRYGQKTDKGFYQYELDRKGKQKKVADESVYDMLKPIVEKQEEFSDEQIIERMMIPLCIETVRCLEDGIVETPAEADMGLIFGIGFPPFRGGALRYIDSMGVDKFCEMADKYADLGALYQPTAGMRDMAKAGKKYFG; translated from the coding sequence ATGATTTACGAAGGTAAAGCCATCACGGTTAAAGAGATCGAAGGCAGCATAGCTCAGCTAAACTTTGATTTAGACGGTGAGTCGGTTAACAAATTTAATAGACTTACAATCGAAGAACTGCGTGCGGCAACTGATAAGCTTAAAAGTGCTAAAGATATTAAAGGTCTTGTAGTAACAAGTTCTAAAGACTGTTTTATCGTTGGTGCGGATATAACCGAATTTACAGAACTATTTGCTGGTCCTGAAGAAGAGCTGATTGCTAGCAACTTGGCTGCAAATAGCATATTTAGTGATATTGAAGACCTTCCTTTTCCTACTGTCACTGCAATTAATGGTATTGCGTTAGGTGGTGGTTTCGAAATGTGTCTTTCAACTGACTACCGTGTAATGTCAACCAAAGCAAAGGTTGGATTGCCAGAAGTTAAGTTGGGTATCTTCCCTGGGTTCGGTGGTACTGTTCGTTTGTCGCGCTTGATTGGTGCTGATAACGCGATCGAGTGGATCTGTGGTACGAAAGAATATAAAGCTGAAGCTGCACTAAAATTCTGTGCGGTTGACGCAGTTGTTGGTCCTGACGCCCTTTTTGATGCAGCGGTTGATTTAATCAAGCAAGCAAATAATGGCAAGGTCGACTACAAAGCTCGTCGCGAAGAGAAAACTAGCAAGCTTAAATTGAATCCATTAGAAAGCATGATGGTATTTGAGACTGCTAAAGGTTTCGTAGCGGGTCAGGCAGGTCCTCATTACCCAGCGCCAGTTGAAGCGATCAAGGTAATGCAGAAGCATGCAGGTATGTCTCGTGATAAAGCGATTGAAGTAGAAGCTAAAGGCTTTGCTAAAATGGCTAAGACATCAGTCTCTGCTTCATTGATCGGTTTGTTCTTGAACGATCAAGAGTTGAAGAAGAAGGCGAAAGATCTAGAGCCGTTGGCTGGTGAAGTTAAGCAGGCAGCCGTATTGGGTGCAGGTATCATGGGTGGTGGTGTTGCTTATCAGTCAGCACTTAAAGGTACACCTATCATCATGAAAGATATCGCTCAGGCGGGTATCGATCTAGGTCTTAGCGAAGCTAAGAAACTGCTTGTTAAGCGTGTCGACAAGAAGCGCATGACTGCAGATAAGATGGCAGATGTTCTTAACAAGATTACTCCAGCACTTAGCTATGGCGACTTCAATAGTGTTGATCTTGTTGTTGAGGCTGTTGTTGAAAACCCTAAAGTTAAGGGTATCGTACTAGCTGAAGTTGAAGATCAGGTTCGTGAAGATACAATTCTGACAACTAACACTTCAACAATCTCTGTTAACTTGTTGGCTAAGAGCCTCAAGCGTCCAGAAAACTTCTGTGGTATGCACTTCTTCAACCCTGTACACATGATGCCTCTAGTAGAGGTTATTCGTGGTGAGAAGACTAGCGAAGAGACTATTGCTACTACTGTTGCATACGCAAAAGCAATGGGTAAAACACCTGTTGTTGTTAACGATTGCCCAGGCTTCTTGGTAAACCGTGTATTGTTCCCATATTTTGGTGGGTTTATTGGTCTTGTTCGCGATGGTGCAGACTTCCAGCGTGTTGATAAGATTATGGAGAAGTTCGGTTGGCCTATGGGTCCTGCTTACTTGCTAGACGTAGTAGGTATGGATACTGGTAAGCATGCTGGCGAAGTAATGGCAGATGGCTTCCCTGATCGTATGAAGTATGACAGTGCAACGGCTATCGACGTAATGTTTGATGCCGGTCGTTACGGTCAGAAAACTGATAAAGGTTTCTATCAGTATGAGCTAGATCGTAAAGGCAAACAGAAGAAAGTTGCTGATGAGTCTGTATACGACATGCTTAAGCCTATCGTTGAGAAGCAAGAAGAGTTCTCTGATGAGCAGATCATTGAGCGTATGATGATTCCATTGTGCATCGAAACTGTTCGCTGTCTAGAAGATGGTATCGTTGAGACTCCAGCAGAAGCTGATATGGGTCTGATCTTCGGTATCGGTTTCCCTCCATTCCGTGGTGGGGCACTTCGCTATATCGATTCAATGGGTGTGGATAAGTTCTGTGAAATGGCAGACAAGTATGCAGACCTTGGTGCTCTATATCAGCCTACGGCGGGTATGAGAGATATGGCTAAAGCTGGCAAGAAGTATTTCGGTTAA